Proteins from a genomic interval of Salinarchaeum sp. Harcht-Bsk1:
- a CDS encoding aldo/keto reductase: MATAQGTWAYRDRHGGDFGLTFFRRHGEGVVSSIGLGTYLGDPTDEVDDAYREAIVAALQRGCNVLDTAINYRCQRSERVIGEALAEAADAGAPERDAAGGEADVPETADAAESAPDADVAGSDSGVERESVLVATKGGFLPFDGERPDDPGRYVRETFVEPGIVDPADLAHGAHAIAPAFLDDQLDRSLANLGLDTIDLYYVHNPETQLDVRSREAVYDQLEAAFERLEERRAEGDIRAYGVASWDAFRVPPEHDSHLSLPEVIQRARRAAETAGAQTTGFRAIQLPFNAEMADAFTVAAHEGPEGMQSALHFAQDAGLSVFTSASIGQGELAEGVPEHVAVRVEGDTPAQRAINFARSAPGVTSSLVGASSREHAIENVRAGEFDPLGAEAFDAVFASDSA; the protein is encoded by the coding sequence CCGGCGCCACGGCGAGGGCGTCGTCTCGAGCATCGGCCTCGGCACCTACCTCGGCGACCCGACCGACGAGGTCGACGACGCCTACCGTGAGGCGATCGTCGCCGCGCTGCAGCGGGGCTGCAACGTGCTCGACACCGCGATCAACTACCGCTGCCAGCGCTCCGAGCGGGTGATCGGCGAGGCGCTCGCCGAGGCGGCGGACGCTGGCGCTCCGGAGCGCGACGCTGCCGGCGGCGAGGCGGACGTACCGGAAACCGCCGACGCGGCCGAATCGGCCCCCGACGCAGACGTGGCCGGCTCCGATTCGGGCGTCGAGCGCGAGTCCGTGCTGGTCGCGACGAAGGGCGGCTTCCTGCCGTTCGACGGCGAGCGGCCCGACGATCCGGGCCGGTACGTTCGCGAGACGTTCGTCGAACCGGGCATCGTCGATCCGGCGGACCTCGCCCACGGCGCACACGCGATCGCACCGGCGTTCCTCGACGACCAGCTCGATCGATCGCTCGCGAATCTCGGCCTCGACACGATCGACCTGTACTACGTGCACAACCCCGAGACGCAACTCGACGTTCGGTCGCGGGAGGCGGTCTACGACCAGCTCGAAGCCGCTTTCGAGCGCCTTGAGGAGCGGCGCGCAGAGGGGGATATTCGCGCCTACGGCGTCGCAAGCTGGGACGCCTTCCGGGTGCCGCCCGAGCACGACTCGCACCTCTCTCTTCCCGAAGTCATCCAGCGAGCCCGGCGGGCAGCCGAAACCGCCGGGGCGCAGACGACCGGCTTCCGTGCGATCCAGCTTCCGTTCAACGCCGAGATGGCGGACGCGTTCACCGTCGCCGCCCACGAGGGCCCGGAGGGGATGCAGTCGGCATTGCACTTCGCGCAGGACGCCGGGCTCTCGGTGTTCACGAGCGCGAGCATCGGGCAGGGCGAACTGGCGGAGGGCGTCCCCGAGCACGTCGCGGTTCGAGTCGAGGGCGACACGCCGGCCCAGCGCGCGATCAACTTCGCGCGGAGCGCGCCGGGAGTGACCTCGTCGCTGGTCGGGGCGAGCAGCCGCGAGCACGCGATCGAGAACGTGCGGGCCGGCGAGTTCGACCCGCTCGGTGCGGAGGCGTTCGACGCGGTGTTCGCCTCGGATTCGGCGTGA
- a CDS encoding MFS transporter, with protein MPSRRVQVFGSLCAMVFLVNLGRVIFAPLVQPLSDAFGLSGGSIGLIVTLAWLGSAVPRLPAGYALTRVPRHYVILAAGIGLTVAAVLTAAAPSPIAVGIGAFLLGLASGAYFIAANPLVSELFPNSVGRVLGIHGASAQIAAVLAPLAVTAVLAIATWRGVFVVIAVVGALGTAAFFVAARRADLPDAGSEDREILAAVRRQWRLILTGIVLIGVVGLVWNGVFNFYATYLEDVKGLSRGTANLMLTVVFAAGVPAFYAGGQFADRFEHVPVVLAVMTGFTVGLFALTAASGLAAIVAASVLIGFIIHALFPAMDTYMLDTLPDEHRASAYAVYSATMMLIQASGSVVVGTLTDYGVGFDALFLGMGVIVLGFVAVMGTLYLSGHLPTGGKAHRLEA; from the coding sequence ATGCCCTCCAGGCGCGTGCAGGTCTTCGGTTCGCTGTGTGCGATGGTGTTTCTGGTCAATCTCGGCCGGGTCATCTTCGCGCCGCTGGTCCAGCCGCTGTCGGACGCCTTCGGACTGAGCGGCGGCTCCATCGGGCTGATCGTCACGCTCGCGTGGCTGGGTAGCGCGGTGCCGCGGCTGCCAGCGGGCTACGCACTGACGCGGGTTCCGCGGCACTACGTCATCCTCGCGGCGGGGATCGGCCTGACCGTCGCCGCCGTCCTCACCGCAGCCGCGCCGTCACCGATCGCCGTGGGGATCGGGGCGTTCCTGCTGGGCCTCGCGAGCGGGGCGTACTTCATCGCGGCGAACCCCCTCGTCTCGGAGCTGTTCCCGAACAGCGTCGGGCGGGTGCTGGGGATCCACGGCGCGTCGGCACAGATCGCCGCGGTGCTCGCGCCGCTGGCGGTCACTGCGGTCCTCGCGATCGCGACCTGGCGTGGCGTGTTCGTGGTGATCGCGGTCGTCGGCGCGCTCGGGACGGCGGCCTTCTTCGTCGCGGCACGTCGGGCGGACCTTCCCGACGCCGGATCAGAGGATCGGGAGATCCTCGCCGCAGTGCGCCGGCAGTGGCGGCTGATCCTGACCGGGATCGTCCTCATCGGCGTCGTCGGGCTGGTCTGGAACGGCGTGTTCAACTTCTACGCGACCTACCTCGAGGACGTCAAGGGGCTCTCGCGTGGCACCGCGAACCTGATGCTCACCGTGGTGTTCGCGGCGGGAGTGCCGGCCTTCTACGCCGGCGGGCAATTCGCGGATCGATTCGAACACGTCCCGGTCGTCCTCGCCGTGATGACCGGGTTTACCGTCGGCCTGTTCGCGCTGACCGCGGCCTCCGGACTCGCCGCGATCGTCGCGGCCAGCGTGCTGATCGGCTTCATCATCCACGCGCTCTTTCCGGCGATGGACACCTACATGCTCGACACGCTCCCCGACGAGCACCGCGCGAGCGCCTACGCCGTCTACAGCGCGACGATGATGCTGATCCAGGCCAGCGGCAGCGTCGTCGTCGGCACCCTCACGGACTACGGCGTCGGCTTCGACGCGCTGTTCCTGGGGATGGGCGTGATCGTCCTCGGGTTCGTCGCAGTGATGGGCACGCTGTACCTCTCGGGCCACCTCCCGACCGGCGGGAAGGCCCACCGACTGGAGGCCTGA
- the ilvD gene encoding dihydroxy-acid dehydratase yields MSQQPEQGSPETPEKRADLPSTEVTEGYEKAPHRAMFRAMGYDDADLSSPMIGVANPAADVTPCNVHLDDVTASAYDAVDAGEGMPIEFGTITISDAISMGTEGMKASLISREVIADSVELVAFGERMDGLVTVGGCDKNMPGMMMAMIRTDLPSAFLYGGSIMPGEHEGREITIQNMFEGVGAVATGDMSEDELVEMEHEACPGAGSCGGMFTANTMASLSEALGFSPLGSASPPAEDQGRYDVASETGELVVDAVERGWSPSDFLTRESFENAIALQVAIGGSTNAVLHLLALAAEAGIDLDIEDFDEVSRRTPKIADLQPGGSKVMNDLHEVGGVPVVLNALYEGGYLHDDALTVTGNSIAEELERIDPPAIEALDVDFLYPVDDPIHEEGAIKILTGSLAPDGAVLKVTAKDGTMHHEGPARVFEDEEGAMEYVQEGNVDTGDVIVVRNEGPRGGPGMREMLGVTSAVAGQGHSEDVALITDGRFSGATRGLSIGHVAPEAHDGGPIGLLEDGDHVTIDVPDRVLDVDVPEEELDARREDWTPPEPNYESGVLAKYGALFGSAANGAITNPGARSD; encoded by the coding sequence ATGAGTCAACAGCCCGAGCAGGGATCCCCCGAGACGCCCGAGAAGCGGGCGGACCTGCCGTCGACGGAAGTCACCGAAGGCTACGAGAAGGCGCCCCACCGCGCGATGTTCCGCGCGATGGGCTACGACGACGCGGACCTCTCCTCGCCGATGATCGGCGTCGCGAACCCCGCGGCGGACGTCACGCCGTGTAACGTCCACCTCGACGACGTGACGGCGTCGGCCTACGACGCCGTCGACGCCGGCGAGGGGATGCCAATCGAGTTCGGGACGATCACCATCTCGGACGCCATCTCGATGGGGACGGAGGGGATGAAGGCCTCCCTGATCAGCCGAGAGGTCATCGCGGACTCCGTCGAACTCGTCGCGTTCGGCGAGCGCATGGACGGCCTGGTCACCGTCGGCGGCTGCGACAAGAACATGCCGGGGATGATGATGGCGATGATCCGCACCGACCTCCCCAGCGCCTTCCTCTACGGCGGGTCGATCATGCCCGGCGAGCACGAGGGCCGGGAGATCACGATCCAGAACATGTTCGAGGGCGTCGGCGCGGTCGCGACCGGCGACATGAGCGAGGACGAACTCGTCGAGATGGAGCACGAGGCCTGTCCCGGCGCGGGCTCCTGTGGCGGGATGTTCACCGCGAACACGATGGCGAGCCTCTCCGAAGCGCTCGGGTTCTCGCCGCTGGGCAGCGCCAGCCCGCCCGCCGAGGACCAGGGGCGCTACGACGTCGCGAGCGAGACCGGCGAACTCGTCGTCGACGCCGTCGAGCGCGGCTGGTCGCCCTCGGACTTCCTCACCCGCGAGAGCTTCGAGAACGCCATCGCGCTGCAGGTCGCGATCGGCGGCTCTACGAACGCCGTGCTCCACCTGCTCGCGCTCGCCGCCGAGGCGGGCATCGACCTCGACATCGAGGACTTCGACGAGGTCTCCCGCCGGACCCCGAAGATCGCCGACCTCCAGCCCGGCGGCTCGAAGGTGATGAACGACCTCCACGAGGTCGGCGGCGTCCCGGTCGTCCTGAACGCGCTGTACGAGGGCGGCTACCTCCACGACGACGCGCTGACGGTCACCGGCAACTCGATCGCCGAGGAACTCGAGCGGATCGACCCGCCAGCGATCGAGGCCCTCGACGTCGACTTCCTCTACCCGGTCGACGACCCGATCCACGAGGAGGGCGCGATCAAGATCCTCACCGGCTCCCTCGCGCCGGATGGCGCCGTACTGAAGGTAACTGCCAAGGACGGCACGATGCACCACGAGGGGCCAGCCCGCGTGTTCGAAGACGAGGAGGGCGCGATGGAGTACGTCCAGGAGGGGAACGTGGACACCGGTGACGTGATCGTCGTCCGTAACGAGGGGCCGCGCGGCGGTCCCGGGATGCGCGAGATGCTCGGCGTCACCTCCGCGGTCGCCGGGCAGGGCCACTCCGAGGACGTCGCGCTCATCACCGACGGCCGCTTCTCCGGCGCGACGCGGGGCCTCTCGATCGGCCACGTCGCCCCGGAGGCCCACGACGGCGGCCCGATCGGTCTGCTGGAGGACGGCGATCACGTGACGATCGACGTCCCCGACCGCGTGCTCGACGTCGACGTGCCCGAGGAGGAACTCGACGCCCGCCGCGAGGACTGGACCCCACCCGAACCGAACTACGAGAGCGGCGTCCTCGCGAAGTACGGCGCGCTCTTTGGCTCCGCTGCCAACGGCGCGATCACGAACCCCGGCGCGCGCAGCGACTGA
- a CDS encoding HalOD1 output domain-containing protein: MAETDIVARVVDAVAAADGVEVTDVDPVYEYMYPEVLQKLCEHEGGEWSLTFQFADHQITVTHESRIFVDGVAYTHDASVS; the protein is encoded by the coding sequence ATGGCAGAAACTGACATCGTCGCCAGGGTCGTCGACGCGGTGGCCGCCGCCGACGGGGTGGAGGTAACCGACGTCGATCCGGTGTACGAGTACATGTACCCGGAAGTACTGCAGAAACTGTGCGAGCACGAGGGAGGGGAGTGGAGCCTCACGTTCCAGTTCGCCGACCACCAGATCACGGTCACCCACGAGTCCCGGATTTTCGTCGACGGAGTTGCGTACACCCACGATGCGTCGGTCAGCTAG
- a CDS encoding HVO_0758 family zinc finger protein, with protein sequence MKSVRKGLRDSDLEKDNYGRLACTACDEELKSENDPDEVGTVRVCPSCGAKWKELK encoded by the coding sequence ATGAAATCCGTCCGGAAGGGGCTGCGGGACAGCGACCTGGAGAAGGACAACTACGGTCGCCTCGCCTGTACGGCCTGCGACGAGGAACTGAAGTCCGAGAACGATCCGGACGAGGTCGGGACGGTCCGCGTCTGCCCCAGTTGTGGCGCGAAGTGGAAGGAGCTGAAGTAG
- the ggt gene encoding gamma-glutamyltransferase, whose amino-acid sequence MEPDVDAFGSRRSTVYAPEGIVATSQPLAAEAGVETMRQGGNAFDAAVATAAALNVVEPTSTGLGGDVFALYRTADGDVGAMRACGGAPADATIENVREAVAEGRGAPEQPEVSDPANATMPEFGPHAVTVPGTARGWEATVEELGRLDFAETLQPAIRYAVDGYPVTEVVSAQWQHGEDRFTDEHAREAYLFDGEAPGVGQEVTLPKLGRSLERIAAEGADAVYEGAIGEEIAAEVQEQGGFLTTDDLADFAVEWPDPVSTEYHGAEVYELPPNNQGLLTLEALNLASEVDAGDHPYDSAERVHAFAEAMKLAFVDGHHYVTDPEFEDVPDLASKRYAAERAAEIGDLAIEDADIGFPRDASAGGGNSTGHDPAEDADTALLCAADAEGNVVSFINSRFHGFGSGLVAGDTGIALQNRGASFSLDPEHPNRLEPGKRPFHTLIPAVAKLDEDDWAAFGVMGGYMQPQGHVQVLSNILDYEMPLQAALDAPRWRYREDGSLAVEERLHDGVATKLVRKGHDVGILPPALFGGAQIVRNQDGTLSGATEPRKDGQVAGY is encoded by the coding sequence ATGGAACCCGACGTCGACGCCTTCGGCTCCCGCCGCTCCACCGTCTACGCCCCGGAAGGCATCGTCGCAACGAGCCAGCCGCTCGCCGCGGAGGCTGGCGTCGAAACCATGCGCCAGGGCGGCAACGCCTTCGACGCCGCGGTCGCCACCGCCGCCGCGCTCAACGTCGTCGAGCCGACCTCGACGGGCCTCGGCGGCGACGTCTTCGCGCTCTACCGGACCGCCGACGGCGACGTCGGCGCGATGCGGGCCTGCGGGGGTGCGCCAGCGGACGCGACCATCGAGAACGTCCGGGAGGCCGTCGCGGAGGGCCGGGGCGCGCCGGAGCAGCCGGAGGTCTCCGATCCCGCGAACGCGACGATGCCGGAGTTCGGGCCGCACGCCGTCACCGTTCCCGGAACGGCGCGGGGCTGGGAGGCGACCGTCGAGGAGCTTGGACGGCTCGATTTCGCGGAGACGCTCCAGCCCGCGATCCGCTACGCCGTCGACGGCTACCCCGTCACCGAGGTCGTCTCCGCGCAGTGGCAACACGGCGAGGACCGGTTCACCGACGAGCACGCTCGCGAGGCGTACCTCTTCGACGGCGAGGCCCCGGGCGTCGGGCAGGAGGTCACCCTCCCGAAGCTCGGCCGATCGCTGGAGCGGATCGCCGCGGAGGGCGCGGACGCCGTCTACGAGGGCGCGATCGGCGAGGAGATCGCTGCGGAGGTCCAGGAACAGGGCGGGTTTCTCACGACCGACGACCTCGCCGACTTCGCAGTCGAGTGGCCCGACCCCGTCTCCACGGAGTACCATGGTGCGGAGGTCTACGAGCTCCCACCAAACAACCAGGGGCTCCTCACGCTCGAAGCGCTCAATCTGGCGAGCGAGGTCGACGCCGGCGACCATCCCTACGACTCGGCCGAACGGGTCCACGCCTTCGCGGAGGCGATGAAGCTCGCGTTCGTCGACGGCCACCACTACGTCACTGACCCCGAATTCGAGGACGTGCCCGACCTCGCCTCGAAGCGGTACGCCGCCGAGCGAGCAGCGGAGATCGGGGATTTGGCGATCGAGGACGCCGACATCGGGTTTCCGAGGGACGCCAGCGCCGGAGGAGGGAACTCCACCGGCCACGACCCCGCCGAGGACGCCGACACCGCGTTGCTCTGTGCCGCCGACGCCGAGGGCAACGTCGTCTCCTTCATCAACTCCCGTTTCCACGGCTTCGGCTCCGGGCTCGTCGCCGGCGACACCGGCATCGCACTCCAGAACCGCGGCGCCTCGTTCTCGCTCGATCCCGAGCACCCGAACCGCCTGGAGCCCGGCAAACGGCCCTTCCACACGCTGATTCCCGCCGTCGCGAAACTCGACGAAGACGACTGGGCCGCCTTCGGCGTCATGGGTGGCTACATGCAGCCCCAGGGCCACGTCCAGGTGCTCTCGAATATCCTCGACTACGAGATGCCGCTCCAGGCCGCCCTCGACGCGCCGCGATGGCGCTACCGCGAGGACGGGTCGCTGGCGGTCGAGGAGCGACTACACGACGGCGTGGCGACGAAACTCGTCCGGAAGGGCCACGACGTGGGGATCCTGCCACCGGCACTCTTCGGCGGCGCACAGATCGTCCGGAACCAGGATGGAACGCTCTCGGGCGCGACCGAGCCACGGAAGGACGGACAGGTGGCCGGGTACTGA
- a CDS encoding glycosyltransferase-like protein, whose product MEYVQERVATLHDFAGHVPDAPLSSTAVVVPVMPREVGRPAAEHTFETLAGHDLECVVVPVRAPAERIDEIRDWLAGFDLQMELLWCNGPAVEELLADAGLAYTGDSAGPDSAPAVGKGADVWLGLGVAADRGEYVVVHDADATSYDAAHVPKLAAPLANAECSFTKGYYARVEEDGLYGRLCRLFYEPLVAALEDLHDEPTGDANGGIVDYLAAFRYALAGEFGATADVVQSMRAQRAWGLEIGTLGEAFRLAGPEGSAQVDLGIHRHDHRSVDGEGGLASMSEQVGAALFRALADRGIEVEYDQLCEAYLAHGDRLVAQYAADAAHNGLPYDREAERDQVRAYVDAIAPPGPDARLPAWTDASIEPADVLDASTRALRSADVLPSR is encoded by the coding sequence ATGGAGTACGTCCAGGAGCGGGTCGCGACGCTCCACGACTTCGCCGGGCACGTCCCCGACGCGCCGCTGTCCTCGACGGCGGTCGTCGTGCCGGTGATGCCCCGCGAGGTCGGGCGGCCCGCGGCCGAGCACACCTTCGAGACGCTGGCGGGCCACGACCTCGAATGCGTCGTGGTGCCGGTCCGCGCGCCGGCCGAGCGGATCGACGAGATTCGCGACTGGCTCGCGGGCTTCGATCTGCAAATGGAGCTGCTGTGGTGCAACGGGCCCGCTGTCGAGGAGCTGCTCGCGGACGCCGGCCTCGCGTACACCGGCGATAGCGCCGGCCCGGACAGTGCCCCCGCCGTCGGCAAGGGCGCGGACGTCTGGCTCGGCCTCGGCGTCGCCGCCGACCGCGGGGAGTACGTCGTCGTCCACGACGCCGACGCGACGAGCTACGACGCCGCCCACGTGCCGAAACTCGCCGCGCCGCTCGCGAACGCCGAGTGCTCGTTCACGAAGGGGTACTACGCCCGCGTCGAGGAGGACGGGCTCTACGGCCGGCTCTGCAGACTGTTCTACGAACCCCTGGTCGCCGCGCTCGAGGACCTCCACGACGAACCGACCGGCGACGCGAACGGTGGGATCGTCGACTACCTCGCTGCATTCCGCTACGCGCTGGCCGGCGAGTTCGGGGCGACGGCAGACGTGGTCCAGTCGATGCGCGCGCAGCGCGCCTGGGGCCTCGAGATCGGCACGCTCGGGGAGGCGTTCCGGCTCGCCGGTCCGGAGGGCTCCGCGCAGGTCGACCTGGGGATCCACCGCCACGACCACCGGAGCGTCGACGGCGAGGGCGGCCTCGCCTCGATGAGCGAGCAGGTCGGGGCGGCGCTGTTTCGCGCGTTGGCGGATCGGGGTATCGAGGTCGAGTACGATCAGCTGTGCGAGGCCTACCTCGCCCACGGCGATCGACTCGTCGCGCAGTACGCCGCCGACGCGGCGCACAACGGGCTGCCGTACGACCGGGAGGCGGAGCGCGACCAGGTCCGGGCGTACGTCGACGCGATCGCGCCGCCGGGACCGGATGCGCGGTTGCCGGCGTGGACGGACGCGTCGATCGAGCCAGCAGACGTGCTCGATGCCTCGACGCGGGCGCTGCGCAGTGCCGACGTGCTCCCGTCGCGGTAG